Genomic segment of Deinococcus planocerae:
CGCACACGCGCCTAAAGGGGATCAGAGGGAAGGGGGCCGTCCACGCCGGATGGTCCCTCTTCCTGTTTCGCTACGACCCGGCCCGTCCCTCCTCGGCCAGCACCGCCTTCAACAGGTCGGGCCGGTCTGTGATGATGCCGTCCACGCCCATGCGGACGAGGCGGCGCATCTCCTCCGGGTCGTTGATCGTCCAGACCTGCACGGCCACGCCCCGGCGGTGCATCGCGCGCACGAGACCGGGGGTGACGACCTCGATGCCGCCCGCCCGCACGGGCACCTGGGCCACGCGACCGGGCAGAGGAGCCAGCCGCGCGAGGCCGACCTTGCCCAGCAGCACCAGGGGCCGCAATTCGCGCTCGGTCATGCTCGTGACGACCTCGGGGCACTCGCGCCGGAACTCACCCAGTGCCCGGTCGCTGAAACTCGCGGCGATCACGCGGGAGGTGGCCCCGGCCTCCCGCAGCGCCCGGCAGAACGGCGCGGCGAGGCTCGGCGTCTCCTGCTTGAGTTCGATGATCAGGGGCGTGTTCGGAAACTCGGTCAGCACTTCCGAGAGCTGGGCCACCCGCACGCCCTGTCCGCGGTAGGGGTAGGGAAAG
This window contains:
- a CDS encoding glycerophosphodiester phosphodiesterase encodes the protein MRPLLLVALALLLGGCRSAGLPPNPFIQGRTLNIAHQGGEALWPSNTLLAYRNAARLGVDMLEMDMHATRDGVLVLSHDPTLDRLTDTRGRIAEMTLSQVLAADAGYTFNGTGGPPFPFPYPYRGQGVRVAQLSEVLTEFPNTPLIIELKQETPSLAAPFCRALREAGATSRVIAASFSDRALGEFRRECPEVVTSMTERELRPLVLLGKVGLARLAPLPGRVAQVPVRAGGIEVVTPGLVRAMHRRGVAVQVWTINDPEEMRRLVRMGVDGIITDRPDLLKAVLAEEGRAGS